The genomic segment AGTTTCAAGtaattttgtaacaaataaCATTGAGAAGCTATCCTGAAGGATTGCAAGATGCTTCTCACCCTTATCACTTGTCTAGTTTCGCTCTTCCTTTCGGTACAATGCCTCATGGTGACTGAACACACCTACAAGCCAATAGTAAGAACTTAAACCGATAGGATATTGTGAATATCAGTCAGCGTTTTCCTCATGCCTCATATCGATATCGTTTCAAGtaattttgtaacaaataaCATTGAGAAGCTATCCTGAAGGAGTGCAAGATGCTTCTCACCCTTATCACTTGTTAGTTTCGCTCTTCCTTTCGGTACAATGCCTCATGGTGACTGAACACACCTACGAGCCAATAGTAAGAAGTTAAACCGAAAGGATATTGTGAATATCAGTCAGCGTTTTCCTCATGCCTCATATCGATATCGTTTCAAGtaattttgtaacaaataaCATTGAGAAGCTATCCTGAAGGATTGCAAGATGCTTCTCACCCTTATCACTTGTCTAGTTTCGCTCTTCCTTTCGGTACAATGCCTCATGGTGACTGAACACACCTACGAGCCAATAGTAAGAACTTAAACCGATAGGATATTGTGAATATCAGTCAGCGTTTTCCTCATGCCTCATATCGATATCGTTTCAAGtaattttgtaacaaataaCATTGAGAAGCTATCCTGAAGGATTGCAAGATGCTTCTCACCCTTATCACTTGTCTAGTTTCGCTCTTCCTTTCGGTACAACGCCTCATGGTGACTGATCCTACGAGCCAATAGTAAGAAGTTAAACCGAAAGGTTATGAATATCAGTCAGCGTTTTCCTCGTGCCTCATATCAATATCGTTTCAAGTAATTttgtaataaataatattgaGAAGCTGTAGAAAATGCTTCTCATCGTAAATACTTAGAATTATTCGCCATTTCTTCATTGCTTTTAGGTATTGTTCGTTGGCTAGCTGTGCAGTTGCCTGAAATACGAAAAGAACAGATTAAACAACAAGCAAGAGTTCCAACAATATGTGTTACTTACGCGAATCAATGGTTTCATTTCGTAAAAAAACTCAGTCTCTATTACAAATAATacacaaacggaacgaaacagaTGATATACGAAATAATATCAAACTGAATTAGTTATCTTATGTCTAGAATATGAATCAACGCGGGCGCTCGCATCCACTCTCGATGAAAAGTTATGGCGGAAAGAAATGCTTTGGGAAAAAATTAAGACATGTGCTTGTGCGATTGTCAACAGCTTCTTAAACTCCTTCACATGTGTTGCTGTCAAATACAACTGATCTAATATTTGATGGAATTCGAATATATAGATCTAAAATTGTTTCCATGGTTTAATGGTGTATGTTGTGAAATTGGTGTATTCCTTGAAGATTATGAATTGGACTACAACatactacaacaacaactaaatttatttttcaattatttacatttcgttCTTTGCTCACCTTCCAATTATGGCAAGTACCTTGAGACCCCGATTTGTCAGTTCCGTTTAACGGGTTTAAAGGTTTCGCCTGGATGCAGCGTTTAAATAGGagagcattttatttttccgttccgattgCCGCTGACGGTTTGCTAAAAATATCAATAATCGACGTATCGCTTGAGAAAACGACGATTCCCCACCTGTTAATCTACTAATCTGATCAAGAGCGGACAATGGTATCGTGGTTACTTGGGTCTAAATCTGGCCAAGGGTACATTCAGGTGCTTAAGAATGTAAATACAATAATGCAACAGAAGGTAGTCATTAATTATAATCGTATGAAAACGCACCTGGTTTTATTTGTTGTCTTTTGCATTcacatgttttatttaaaaaaaaaaccaacattatttttgtttgcattaccTAATATAACCCGGGGCCCACACCTGTAGTCACTTGAATGGAATACGTTTTATTTGCTAACTCGTACCACTATGGATTGAAAGCGCATTACGACAAGGAAGTTAACTTTGCAATCAGAACTAGTATTGGTATACCATTTCAGAGTAAAGGGTTTCCATGTTTCTAGCGTTGGCTTGCAGAATAACAGTAGAtataatgaaaataaagcaaaataataatttataaaTACACTGAGAACGTGCCATCTCGGTGCGCATAACAAATTGGAGCAGTAGTGCTTCCCTATAAATTAAACATGTTACGTTGTTGTGAAGATCTAAACTAGATGTTTCGATTAGTAATTAATCGTCGGGTTAaacgattatgtttaacgacAAACAATaagaataaaataatgttACTGAAATTATACGAGTAAACTAGTCATGTATCATGAGCATAATATCAATATATCATGAGCTTTCTGTagtattttccaatttatctTGTCTTTACATCTTAGCAGGCTTATTGGCTCCATGAATTGGACTATTCGTAGAACTTGTCCGGCAGCGTATCTTCGAGGATCAAAATGATGACCCGCGAACTGATTAGGCAGTATCCACGACATCACTGTTCTAATCACTAGCGTTATGCTTATAATTATATGCAAATAACACTTACAACACACTGTAGAATAATGATTTACTTTTCCATGCACACATAACTTAATTCAACCACGCGATCCATCGAAAATTAATTCATTCGCAagccgattccgattccgaaggATATGTCTAGACCTCTGTTAATAGTACATAACTGGTACTGAGCAAGTGTTTGCAAGTTCTGGCAAAGTTGGAAGGCAAAGTTGTGTAGTTCTGATAAAGTTGAACGGAAAGCGCGGAAAGTGTTTGGGACTGAAGTACACTATTAGGTTCATTTCCTTGATTTCTAATCCATCTTAGATTTTTAATCAATTGCTTACACTCTGGTATGTGTTTGTCGATGTTTGCTTCGTCTCTTGAAGTAGGGTCATGCTAAGTAGGGCGGTAGCATACGTACGGACTATCACGTGCACTACTGTACAAATCAGAACATATGCAGTTAATGTTATCGTTTGCTAATGGTTTGGTTTGCTAGTGGCGTTGGAAAACTATTGTTTATAGTAAATTAGTGGATAATTTCAACAGAAGTGTGCTTTTCAATCTGACTGACGTGATTCGTGTCATATGAATCAAAGTTATCACAATCGCTGAAATATTAACGTGAGTTGACGCGGGCTTGCACAGTAGGAGGCTTTGGAATCATTtggttagaaaaaaaaacaaagaaaagaagtaAAAGGATCAGCAATTTGCTATGTTGGCaatgcttttttatgttgaaacAGAAATGAATCAAAATTGTATGTACAAGCCCTTGCATGCACTTGCCAATACATGGTACCACCCTAGGACCCAGCGTGCTATTTACCCTCAAACTTAGGATCGATCACCGCCATCGAGAGGTCGATCATCTTGGGATATTTGACGCCTTTCTTATCCAGCTCACCCTGGGCCCAGCGAATTAGCTTCAGAATGTTGATCATCCGCGGGCTAGATTGCTCTTGCAGTTCTATCTTAAGGATGGCCGCGTTTAGTTCGCTGGCGATCTTCTGACGGTGCGTCTGCTCCAGCAGATCGGCGAACgggctgtggtgtggtttttcaAACGCCAACAGGGCCAGCGTGCGCTCCACTTCGTCTAGTACTGCCGGATCGTTTTCGCCGGCCTCCGAAATCTGCGTCTGGGCAAAGGTAAGCGCTTCTTCGATTTTTTCGGCACTGTTCCGGGCCGGATAGGAGTGTTTGCagttgcagaagaaaaaaaaagatcaaaccATCGTTAGATTAACTTTAGTTAGCATGTGATCTGAAATGTAGTTACCGAATAAGTTCAATGAGATGGAGCTGTTGCAGGTGGAAGTACAGGTAGCGATCGTTGTCCAGGAGCTCCGGATGGAGCTGATTGACAAGATGAGTCGCCTCCTGCACATAACCGTTCTGCACCGCCTCCCTGATCAGGATTCGGCTGTCGAGCGAACCGAGGTCGACCGTCGGTGCCACGCCGGACTCACTCTGGAATTGCTCGGCAGCTTCTTTAAAGCCCTCTGAAAAAGGAATGGGGAAAATTAACAACAACGAAGTgaactgtttttttattttctcagTGAACCTAGGACTGCTAGCTCTGTTGCAGATGGGTGGATGATGCGATGATACAATGGGGTTGGCATGGGCggcctttttttcttacaaTTAATTGTAACGTTGAGTAAACATTAGTCGAGAATATGAAATCGTTTCCTTGCACTACATCAATGAGTGGCATTCGTCCTCAAACCAACTCCGTGAGGATATGCCTCGATGTCAAGGCTCACTTTCTTTATGTTTATCGTTCGTGTTGCGTGTAACGAATGGAACCAAGTCCCATTGGTCTGCATGTAACAACGCATTCGGCGCGCACGATACTTACCCGTTACCAAGTAGTTCATGATGAGCTTGTTGATGTTACTCTGCTGGAACGGAAATGATTCCAGGCGGCTCTGCCATTCCTCGCGCGAAATGCCGTCGCTCTTATCATTGCAACTCATCTTCGCTGACGGTAATTTTGtgccaaccaccagccagaaGAGCAACAATCAGCAGTCGACGGACGACGGCAATATCCGACCACTTGTTCCGAACAGTTTACTCACGGCGCGCCCTGCCGAACAAAGCAGTCATTTACGATTGCAACGTACTTTAGTAAATTGCAcctctttcttctgtttctgccGAATGCAAAGCGAATGGAAATCAACtacgttttcttttccgtACCACGATTTTCGTAAAACCTTCCGTCAGTAAATAAAGACTTTGGCCGAACTGTCAATTACATATCGAGACCCTGGACAAAATGGCGCATCTTTCGTTTATAGCatagttttgctttttataGCATCTATTTTATAATCGACGCCAGATTCGTACGAATCGTAACCGAAAAATGTTGTTGTGACGGATGCCGAGGTGGCTTGGGGTCCAACGGTCATTAAATGCGTTCCTGAGGCGCTTCGAATATCATTAGAGATTGCTGTATTTGATACAAGTTTGTGAGTAAAAGGTTCACCGCGCCTTGTGTGTACCTGTGTCGATTACCATGTACGAGCaggaaacggacggacgaggaTACTTGGTGTACCGGAACCGCTACAACGGCAGGGAAGAGCAAGATAATCCGAATCTGCTGCTCATACTGCTCACAATCAACGAGAAGCATGCCGCCTCGCGCTACAGTACCTACCGTTGCGCGGGCAAACTGTATGATTTGCAGAAAGCCCTCCACAGTACGTGAGCAAGGACATGAATGAAGCGCGCAAATAGGCGAAATTGCTAATACCTTGTTGTGCATTTATTCCATTCAACAGCTTCCACTATTCCGTTCGAGCTAGTTTGCTCTATCTTAGACCGACACCAGCTGAACCTAATCGACAGTGCCCCGTCGGTGAAGCCGGCCCCGCTTACGGCTGCCATCCACGATATCTACTTTGCGGCTGCCCGCATGGGGTATTTTGACGAGCTAACGACGGCACCGAACCCCGGCACGGCATCCGCGCTGTTGGCCAGCTTTCTTTGGGCTGTGTTCGATCCACGGCGCACGACCCCAATCTCGGTGCTTGAGTTGCGCCAAACGTTTCTGCTGTTGTGCGATCATCCGCACCACACGCAGCTCGTCCTGGAGCACTTCCGGCTAGCGAGCGACCACAATCTGTGCGTGTCACGGCATCGGTTCGAGACCATGCTTGGCGTACTGTCGAAGCTACTCGCTTACCTGGGCGAACCCGAGCACCTGCGGCCGACCATGGTGCAGCAAATCACGGCCGAGTGCTTCGCCAGCTACCCCGGGCTGGTTGGTCTAACGGAGTATCAATTTTCCTGCCTGTGGAAGCTCTCCTCGCTATTTTCGTACTACTCGAACGTGGTGTCACTGTGCAGGCGGTTCCGTGATACTGACGGCGTAGTGCACAGTGGTGCACCGTGTACCGGCTGCCATTTCACGATCCGTGGTTTGCGCTTCCAGTGCCAGCGTTGCAGTGGCGTATCGTTGTGCACCGACTGCTTCACGGCCGGTTACACCGACAAACGGCACAATGTGTCGCACAAGATGTACGAGATAAGCGGTGACGAGCGCGATGGCCCAAAGTGTACCGCCTGGTTCGGAACCGTTTGGCGCTGGTTCACCAGTTATGGAACGGTAAAGCGagaaccggcaaccggcgtCCTCTCAACGTTCGATCATATCGATGCGAAGCTAATCGACACGAAGGCGGTCGAGGTAATGAGCAGCACAGGCCACGAAAGCGCGGGACCGCTGCTTCCAGCGGACGCATCGATGGCAggcatgctgctgatgggccGTTCCATGTCGCGTAACCGCAGCTCTACCTTGCGCCGCAATGTAAGTGGTTTTATCGtcggcaacggtggcgacgaGACGGCGGAGCGTAGACAGTTGCTGTTGAACTTGGGCAACGTGACGGAGGCACTCGAAGAACAGCACAGGTGCGGTGCGAAGCAGCTATCGGAATGGAAGGACAGCCCGGTCGATGGGAAGCCGACACGCAGCAACGAAATGTGCGCCTTCGTCGATAAACACCTGCAGCAGTTGTCTGAGCAGTTGATTCAATTGAAACGGATCCATTCGCAGCTGCTGGAGTGGGGCGAAAGAGGAACAACGGGAGGAGCACCACAAAGCTCCAGCACACCATACCGCAGTGCGGCTAGCACCATGGAAACTCGTGCAGACGGCGATTCTGCCGGTTCGAAGGTCCATACAACGCTTCCGGTATGCGCGGAGCGCCGCGAATCGGACCGTGCACCGTCCACCGCGGGCCGGTTGAATAAAACGGATTTTTCGGTGCGTGACATCAGTGCCTGGTTTCATGCCGATCAACCAATCCCAccgacggagcagcagcaatccgaAGGCGACCGTAGCACTGGATTCAACCGAACGGACGATGAACGGTCGCGGCGGCTCGTGGAACGGTTGAGGCTCGACACCGATCTGGTTAACTttcgcgagctgctgctgaaggtgcgGGAAATCGTCGACGACTCGTACAGCGATAACGCCGAGCTCGCCCACACAACGCAGCAGTTTGAGCGGGCCCTCGATCAAATTATTGCCCAGGAAGAGCTGAAGCAGAGATCAAAGcagagtgtggtggtgggtgctgGTGACAGTGCCGCCCTGTAGCTGTTCCTGCCTTCCCGCCCAGACGAATCGTTGATCACGAACCTCCTTGTCTTCTATTTCAAATGGAGTTTTACTTCCTGTGCGTTTTCATGTATTTTGTGGCTACTAAAAGACGAAACCGTAGTAAATAGCTATTAAATTGCGTACTTTTGTACAATTTTAATCAACCGGTTAGTGGTTTCTCATTTCAGTTCCATGCTCATGTGTACAGTACGCGCTGGTTGCAAAGGATCATTGTAtcttgcacaaaaaaaaaaaacatccgtaCCCGCGTAAACCAAAACAACTCATTTCACGTTTCCGTCACCGCTGCTTTTACCTCGTCTAGGGCCGCCTCGATTTGCTCGTCGAGCGCCAGTATGTGGCCGATGTTGCAGCTCTCTGTGCCGATGAAGGTGACCAGCAGGGGCAGCTTGTTCATCTGCACCACCTGGTAGCCAGTGTAGATGGAGATGATGTTTCGGTTGCGGCCCAGCCCGAGCTTGTTCGATTGTTCGGTCGCCATGGTGAAGGTGGTATGGAAGGCAGGCCGCATGATCATGCCGTCCGGTTTATCGCTACCGACGTTCATCAGCGGCACCCCATCCCGGTCCGTAATGATGATGTAGTTTAACCCGGTCACTCTACGGGACGAAATCAACATTAACACTCCCTATCAAATACACCCTGTCGCGGGTACGGGCCGTCCTTACCGTTTAAGGATGGTTACGAAAAATCGTTTCACATCGTCCGTCATGATCAGGATCCTTCGATTGATGGCGGTATTAAATCGTGCACCTTGCAGCTACTACGGGGTAAAATACAACGAATAATTATCGATACCGAGTCCTTATGTTGATAAGACCGTCCGATGCGCATTAGCTGCATGGGCATGGGTTATGCTGCAGCGgtccaaaacaaatcaaaacaaaacattgtaAACATATCTGTTGTTCCGCTTGTTCCGCCCGCCCGGTAATCGGGCGCCACTGACGGTAGTCGACTGTGAGAGGTAGTTATTTTCATTCACCAAACCTTCAACAACAGCCTTATAAGTTCCGTACTTGCATTCTATCGCTCCCCAAACGGTAAGGCTTTTCCAGCTTCCATCGCCTCCTGGCGCTGCAGCGGTGCAGTCGATGACGTGCGATAAAAGTGGCGATCGCTGCGGCTGCATATAGCACACCTAGCCGATTATCAGCTAGCTATTGCCTGGCTTTTATCGCAAATTTTAATCCTCTACCGGCAAAACAAAGTGGAAAAATGCCCTCCAACCCTTTGATTTAACGAGCTTCGTATCTCCTTCCCTCCTCCTTTCTTTGTTCAGTTTACTACAACGGCCGATATCGTCGCATCGTCTACAGTTTTCCCTCAAGATGCACGGTTGAAAAGCAAACTATTAATGTCGGAAAAGTgaagccccctcccccttaaTAGGGCTAGTGCAAGTGTAGTGCATGTAATTTATCCCGAATTAACGATCAAGCTGCAATCAACCAACCTTCCGTAATTCCATTGAGCTGTTCTGTGCATTGAATCGCTTTCTGATATTTGCTGGTTTAACGCTTTTGTCGTTGAGAAAATTCTGTAACAGTCCTCACTCCGCGTATTGCGTCGTTATGGCACGGTGAAGACGGTGCCACTTGTGATACCACATTTTTGATAACGCAGCAAAGATAGCGCGCACCTTATCCGTATCCGTGCTCCGGCGGCTCCGCGTGGTTCAATTCGCACTTCGCCGTTTGGCGTGTCGCTCACCGTTGGAGAGATCAGGCCATGTCCTTCGTGGGCATAGGCGCACCACAAGAAGCGGAAAATTCAAGCTGCACGTTGCTTCGTGCTACAATCAACCACCacttgcagcagtagcagctagCAACCCCTTCAATCAACACCTGTAAAGCGCCGAACATGACTCGAGGAGGATGGTACTCGCCACTGAGGTTGTGGCCGGTGCGTGCGCCGGTCGGACCTACCGGCCTGGCGTTACTGCTGATTCTGGCCTACGTCGGTTCCCTGCTGGCAACTATGGCCACCCCAACCGGTGGATCGTCGAAGCTGGTAAGTATAACGAGTCTGGTTTACTGTATGACTCATCACACAACACGGATCAGAAACCGACTGTTGGGTCGGCTGTTTGctattcaaaaaaaaaaaataaaaaataaaataaatcatttgccCTCGATAGATAAGAAATGCCCAATCGCCAAGttgttaattattttatttgctcGCTCAATATGCATTACTCGTCGTGTGTATGAGTCATATACAAACAGCTGCTTGAGTGTAGTCAAATGTAGAATGCAGCATTCCTTTTGTTAAACTACACATTAATCTAATTAATGCCGCTATAGTTCTGTTGGCCCTTTGTTTAGCTTAGGTATGTGGCGGTGAGTGGTGTCGGGGTATTTCTGGGACTCCAAACAACGATAATGTATCATTAGACATTAGGCACTATGTCCTCTCAGgcgataatttttttttttcgtagcaAATAGAACACATCAGCCTAGGGATTAGTGAATGAAACTACTTTCCCATTCACTTTATCTGACCGTATCTTAGCACAAAGCAGCCAAGAGTTATTAAATCCTACCTAATAATGCTTTCGATCCATTTGCAGATCATCAACGGTACCAACTGTACGTTAGTGGAGCCATTATACAATGTTTCCTTCGATTTCCGCGAGCTTAGTTCCGATCTGCGCCATCACGTAATGTCCGATCGGAAGGAGCATTTCATCTTTAATGTGTGCAACGATAACCAGCCGGCCGCCTTGCTGGTTCGCCAGACATCCGGCAGTAATGTCACCCTCGGCTACAGCGCCAATCTTCGCCTCGAGGATGGTCGCATTCACTTCGGTTTCGAGGGAGAACcgtgcaccggtggtggtacgaaCACTACCACCAGTCAGCGGTACACGCTCGATCTGATTCTACTGTGCAGCTACGACCGTACCCAGATTGAGTTGAACGTAATACCGTACTCACCGGACCAGTGTCACTACTACATCTTCTGGACGACACCATATGCCTGCCTCCCGCTGCCGGAGTCGCTCCGCGACGCACACTGCACCGTCCGCAATCCGACCGATTCGCAGCATACGTTCAACCTGAGCCCGCTGGCCAATGTCAACCATCAGCTGTCGGACGGGCGTGG from the Anopheles aquasalis chromosome X, idAnoAquaMG_Q_19, whole genome shotgun sequence genome contains:
- the LOC126581569 gene encoding glucose-induced degradation protein 8-B homolog; this encodes MSCNDKSDGISREEWQSRLESFPFQQSNINKLIMNYLVTEGFKEAAEQFQSESGVAPTVDLGSLDSRILIREAVQNGYVQEATHLVNQLHPELLDNDRYLYFHLQQLHLIELIRAEKIEEALTFAQTQISEAGENDPAVLDEVERTLALLAFEKPHHSPFADLLEQTHRQKIASELNAAILKIELQEQSSPRMINILKLIRWAQGELDKKGVKYPKMIDLSMAVIDPKFEGK
- the LOC126569400 gene encoding dystrophin; this translates as MYEQETDGRGYLVYRNRYNGREEQDNPNLLLILLTINEKHAASRYSTYRCAGKLYDLQKALHTSTIPFELVCSILDRHQLNLIDSAPSVKPAPLTAAIHDIYFAAARMGYFDELTTAPNPGTASALLASFLWAVFDPRRTTPISVLELRQTFLLLCDHPHHTQLVLEHFRLASDHNLCVSRHRFETMLGVLSKLLAYLGEPEHLRPTMVQQITAECFASYPGLVGLTEYQFSCLWKLSSLFSYYSNVVSLCRRFRDTDGVVHSGAPCTGCHFTIRGLRFQCQRCSGVSLCTDCFTAGYTDKRHNVSHKMYEISGDERDGPKCTAWFGTVWRWFTSYGTVKREPATGVLSTFDHIDAKLIDTKAVEVMSSTGHESAGPLLPADASMAGMLLMGRSMSRNRSSTLRRNVSGFIVGNGGDETAERRQLLLNLGNVTEALEEQHRCGAKQLSEWKDSPVDGKPTRSNEMCAFVDKHLQQLSEQLIQLKRIHSQLLEWGERGTTGGAPQSSSTPYRSAASTMETRADGDSAGSKVHTTLPVCAERRESDRAPSTAGRLNKTDFSVRDISAWFHADQPIPPTEQQQSEGDRSTGFNRTDDERSRRLVERLRLDTDLVNFRELLLKVREIVDDSYSDNAELAHTTQQFERALDQIIAQEELKQRSKQSVVVGAGDSAAL
- the LOC126569414 gene encoding ragulator complex protein LAMTOR3 homolog, translating into MTDDVKRFFVTILKRVTGLNYIIITDRDGVPLMNVGSDKPDGMIMRPAFHTTFTMATEQSNKLGLGRNRNIISIYTGYQVVQMNKLPLLVTFIGTESCNIGHILALDEQIEAALDEVKAAVTET